From the genome of Etheostoma spectabile isolate EspeVRDwgs_2016 chromosome 10, UIUC_Espe_1.0, whole genome shotgun sequence, one region includes:
- the tstd2 gene encoding thiosulfate sulfurtransferase/rhodanese-like domain-containing protein 2: MAADDAPGLEFMDWELDTSTCNGLKQEKQLSASQRRCYSLCRRKSFAAFVASKREGGQEGESTSWCCCGRTFKEHPAIHKHVAWTHDAEIKQLTRAAYEHLLSQLDEEEPETQQTTERKAEPVDVSAWLPETSHISEEQLQNGPGKVLLYYHYCQVEDPHVICAWQKALCEKLHLTGKVRVATEGINGTVGGTNMATDVYINAMCSNPYFKMDKEDFKTSDGGAACFKDLRVGVYKEIVPMGMDPDVVSYQLAGVHLEPEEFHKEVQALLVKGDLCNDTVLLDCRNFYESKIGQFTQCLAPSIRKFSYFPDYVDQNLELFRDKKVLMYCTGGIRCERGSAYLRSKDVCKGVYQLKGGIHKYLERFPEGFYRGKLFVFDERYAISSNDDIISDCRYCGCPWDQYKLCSTKLCCQLVLSCPGCRRDGCTACCPTCQIKGHAQSKASVTVPPHKEECECTEGRPRIPRDV; the protein is encoded by the exons atggCAGCGGACGATGCCCCTGGTTTAGAGTTCATGGACTGGGAACTTGACACTTCGACATGTAACGGTCTGAAACAGGAGAAACAACTTTCTGCCTCACAAAGAAGGTGCTACAGCCTCTGCaggaggaag TCATTTGCTGCCTTTGTGGCGTCCAAGAGGGAGGGCGGTCAGGAAGGAGAAAGCACATCTTGGTGCTGCTGTGGCCGGACTTTCAAGGAACACCCTGCCATTCACAAACATGTGGCCTGGACTCATGATGCTGAAATAAAGCAGCTCACACGTGCCGCATACGAGCATTTGTTAAGCCAGTTGGACGAAGAAGAACCTGAAACACAACAGACGACTGAGCGTAAGGCCGAGCCGGTGGACGTGTCTGCATGGTTACCTGAAACTAGTCACATCTCTGAGGAGCAACTTCAAAA TGGTCCAGGCAAGGTCCTCCTCTATTATCATTACTGTCAAGTGGAGGATCCACATGTTATCTGTGCTTGGCAGAAAGCTTTGTGTGAGAAGCTCCACTTAACTGGCAAG GTGAGGGTGGCGACTGAAGGCATCAATGGAACAGTTGGCGGCACCAATATGGCCACTGATGTTTACATCAACGCAATGTGTTCAAACCCCTACTTCAAGATGGACAAGGAGGACTTTAAG acaAGTGATGGCGGCGCAGCGTGTTTTAAAGACCTGAGGGTCGGGGTCTATAAGGAAATCGTCCCAATGGGAATGGATCCTGATGTTGTTTCCTACCAACTGGCAG GTGTTCATTTGGAACCAGAGGAGTTTCATAAAGAAGTGCAGGCTCTGTTGGTCAAAGGGGACTTATGCAATGACACCGTCCTCCTGGACTGCCGCAATTTTTATGAGAGTAAAATT GGGCAGTTTACTCAGTGTCTGGCCCCGAGCATCCGTAAGTTCAGCTACTTCCCCGACTACGTTGACCAAAACCTTGAACTGTTCAGAGACAAGAAGGTCTTGATGTACTGCACAGGAGGGATCCGCTGTGAGCGCGGCTCTGCGTACCTCCGCTCCAAA GATGTGTGTAAAGGGGTTTACCAGCTGAAAGGGGGAATCCACAAGTATCTGGAGCGATTCCCAGAGGGTTTCTATCGAGGGAAACTTTTTGTGTTTGATGAACGCTACGCCATCTCCTCCAACGATGACATCATCTCAG ACTGCAGGTACTGCGGCTGTCCCTGGGACCAGTACAAACTCTGTTCCACCAAGTTGTGCTGTCAGCTGGTCCTGTCCTGTCCCGGCTGCAGACGGGACGGATGCACCGCTTGCTGCCCCACTTGCCAAATCAAAGGACATGCTCAGAGCAAGGCATCCGTCACTGTTCCACCTCACAAAGAGGAGTGCGAGTGCACTGAAGGACGTCCCAGAATCCCTCGGGATGTGTAG